A genomic stretch from Thiomicrorhabdus sp. includes:
- a CDS encoding mechanosensitive ion channel domain-containing protein: MQLPYWQIFFSVLVVLAYWGLNWSLRLLLVRLGESKSVPAVRIEHILKYQKVVGVFVALILLMMIWGVDYRGLLLLASSVVAVLGVALFAQWSILSNITAGVIVFFSFPARIGDEVEIIDGANSLRGTIVEINIFQVVLKDAEGHEIAYPNSLILQRPVIKHDRPQAEGESKPLTKMAQRMQRSRREN; this comes from the coding sequence ATGCAGTTACCTTATTGGCAGATATTTTTCAGCGTGCTGGTTGTTCTGGCATATTGGGGGTTGAACTGGAGCCTGAGGCTGTTACTGGTGCGTCTCGGTGAAAGTAAATCGGTTCCGGCAGTGAGAATTGAACATATTCTGAAGTATCAGAAGGTGGTCGGGGTGTTTGTTGCTCTGATTCTGTTGATGATGATCTGGGGCGTCGATTATCGCGGGTTGCTGCTTCTGGCATCTTCGGTGGTGGCCGTACTCGGCGTGGCTCTTTTTGCGCAATGGTCGATTTTGAGCAATATTACCGCCGGGGTGATTGTGTTTTTCTCATTTCCGGCGCGTATCGGGGATGAAGTGGAAATCATTGATGGAGCCAACAGCCTGCGCGGTACGATTGTCGAAATCAATATTTTTCAGGTAGTGCTTAAAGATGCCGAGGGACATGAAATCGCCTACCCGAACAGCCTGATTCTGCAGCGACCGGTTATCAAACACGATCGGCCGCAAGCGGAAGGCGAAAGCAAGCCGCTGACGAAAATGGCGCAGCGTATGCAAAGATCACGGCGCGAGAATTAA